From one Halosimplex rubrum genomic stretch:
- a CDS encoding RNA-guided endonuclease InsQ/TnpB family protein: MEVVRNIQLKLDVPEDAHSVLDETFEQFRQAAQHVADAGWSDDPTQIKDTKNTLHEQTYTTVREQTGLQASLVQSARNLAADALGNCKDRILDDGKKASKPEFRGSVVVYNGRTITYNDDHVTLATVDDRVTAEFVTPEDEEGTPFAEYWTDDWERKEATLHKRDGTYYLHVAVEKEVEPADSGDQQPENGVVLGVDLNVDGYLAVTSTGAFLGNADYLNHKRDEYERRRGNLQQTGTRSAHLTIKSIGSRFSRWSADYLHRVSKAIVQEAVENDCTAIAFENLNHIRKRISNASKFQQWAFRELERHVEYKAEEYGIDVDDVAPAYTSQRCSHDECGFTHEDNRDGDEFECLKCGKKLHADYNAARNIGWRLVQHWLKSGAGRATSQLALKSGTLNANGTFTPSALRG, from the coding sequence ATGGAGGTCGTCCGCAACATCCAGCTCAAGCTCGACGTTCCCGAGGACGCTCACAGTGTCCTCGACGAGACGTTCGAGCAATTCCGTCAAGCGGCCCAACACGTCGCTGACGCTGGATGGAGTGACGACCCCACACAGATCAAGGACACGAAGAACACGCTCCACGAACAGACCTACACTACTGTTCGGGAGCAGACTGGTCTGCAAGCCAGCCTCGTCCAATCCGCCCGCAACCTCGCCGCCGACGCCCTCGGCAACTGCAAAGACCGTATCCTTGACGACGGCAAGAAAGCCAGCAAGCCCGAGTTCCGAGGAAGCGTGGTCGTGTACAACGGACGCACCATCACGTACAACGACGACCACGTTACCCTCGCCACCGTGGACGACCGCGTGACCGCCGAGTTTGTCACACCCGAAGATGAGGAAGGGACGCCGTTTGCGGAGTATTGGACGGACGACTGGGAACGCAAGGAAGCCACGCTCCACAAACGTGACGGCACGTACTACCTCCACGTCGCAGTCGAGAAAGAAGTCGAACCCGCTGATTCTGGTGACCAGCAACCCGAGAACGGAGTGGTTCTCGGCGTCGATTTGAACGTGGACGGATACCTCGCCGTCACCAGCACGGGAGCGTTCCTCGGTAATGCAGACTACCTCAACCACAAACGCGACGAGTATGAACGTCGGCGCGGCAACCTCCAACAGACAGGCACTCGCTCCGCGCACCTCACCATCAAGAGCATCGGCTCACGGTTTTCTCGGTGGAGTGCGGACTACCTCCACCGCGTCTCGAAAGCGATTGTGCAGGAGGCCGTGGAGAATGACTGCACGGCGATTGCGTTCGAGAATTTGAACCACATACGGAAGCGTATCTCGAACGCCAGCAAGTTCCAGCAGTGGGCGTTCCGCGAACTCGAACGCCACGTCGAATACAAAGCCGAAGAGTACGGCATCGACGTAGACGATGTTGCCCCTGCCTACACGTCACAGCGGTGTAGTCACGACGAGTGCGGATTTACCCACGAGGACAACCGTGATGGTGATGAGTTCGAGTGTCTGAAGTGTGGAAAGAAACTCCACGCCGATTATAACGCCGCTCGGAATATCGGGTGGCGGCTTGTCCAGCACTGGCTCAAGTCTGGTGCTGGACGGGCCACCAGTCAACTGGCCCTCAAGTCAGGGACGCTGAACGCGAATGGCACTTTCACGCCTTCCGCCCTGCGCGGATAG
- a CDS encoding SAVED domain-containing protein has translation MTDPTGRVFLSYKHEQTDVANFLQTELERHGVPIWRDIFDLKPEPLRDEIIDQLENPETASGIALVSEGVADSDIILNDELPGFNKRWDGDDEFFVVVVPCPDVSVGEAKSILNEAPILHDFSAWKMLPLEETTSDKATEIVQTVLSERIERIDGYLPDGEPLECSLDTYESPAHDIDPAIAIDWSRSFEHGPPSQEEWNQRLLPALTTVTDSLIQNASGRPLRFRGRTHLPAAFAAGYCLPTTRRIQATWMQPTGPAGMTEWTLDIDQEESGLEGDLQRQPNHGTELAVLVNIAADVQPEIDQMHNDLPDFNGVLRLTPEDGPGVELSPAQAAHAAGVFRTKVRDAIKELSKTSTIHLFIAGPMGLAFLFGRNSNTLRPIQTYLYSKDEGRYYPAGRLQNQSLSDGSDTASEEQ, from the coding sequence ATGACTGATCCAACTGGCCGTGTATTTCTCAGCTATAAGCACGAACAGACGGACGTCGCCAACTTCCTGCAAACGGAACTGGAGCGACACGGGGTGCCGATTTGGCGGGATATCTTCGATTTGAAGCCGGAGCCACTCAGAGACGAAATCATCGACCAGTTGGAGAACCCGGAAACGGCCAGTGGTATTGCGCTCGTCAGTGAGGGCGTAGCCGACTCCGACATCATTCTTAACGACGAGTTGCCGGGATTCAACAAGCGCTGGGACGGGGATGACGAGTTTTTCGTGGTCGTTGTGCCATGTCCCGATGTCAGCGTTGGAGAAGCCAAATCGATACTCAACGAGGCACCGATCCTCCACGACTTCTCCGCCTGGAAAATGCTCCCTCTGGAGGAGACCACGTCTGACAAAGCTACAGAGATCGTCCAGACCGTCTTATCAGAGCGGATCGAGCGGATAGATGGTTATTTACCGGACGGTGAGCCTCTCGAATGTTCACTTGATACCTACGAATCGCCGGCTCACGATATCGATCCAGCGATTGCTATCGACTGGTCAAGATCGTTCGAACATGGTCCACCATCCCAAGAAGAATGGAACCAGCGTCTACTCCCGGCGTTAACCACGGTAACGGACAGTCTCATTCAAAACGCATCGGGCCGCCCCCTCCGATTCCGTGGCCGAACGCATCTTCCCGCTGCGTTCGCGGCCGGCTACTGTCTCCCAACCACACGTCGTATCCAAGCAACGTGGATGCAACCCACCGGCCCTGCTGGGATGACAGAATGGACACTCGATATCGACCAAGAGGAAAGCGGGTTAGAAGGAGATCTCCAGCGACAACCGAATCACGGAACCGAGCTTGCGGTGCTCGTCAACATCGCAGCCGATGTGCAACCGGAGATCGACCAGATGCATAACGACCTTCCGGATTTCAACGGTGTTCTCAGATTGACACCGGAAGATGGGCCTGGTGTGGAATTGTCCCCGGCACAGGCAGCCCATGCTGCAGGTGTTTTCCGTACCAAGGTACGAGACGCAATCAAAGAACTGTCAAAAACATCGACTATTCATCTCTTCATAGCTGGCCCGATGGGGCTCGCCTTTCTCTTCGGGCGAAACTCAAACACTCTTAGACCGATCCAGACCTATCTCTACAGCAAAGACGAGGGTCGGTACTATCCTGCTGGTCGATTACAGAATCAGTCACTTTCAGACGGCTCAGACACCGCCTCAGAAGAGCAATAG
- a CDS encoding ATP-binding protein translates to MSSEYPSLFESCQPRDDVLDGSLQEEQFAAKLSTVVHNPEKAAPVYRDPDSFYDMTYPTEGLRTLLSNLTGRFLATTKYDPGSYTSSILCLDTRFGGGKTHDLIASYHLAENPVDIDDLSHYLLDGDEELAADYQDAVAEGLDIATGVFIGTKADSKDARHADDDPDAPNTRTMWGELAYQLYGLDGYEYLKDYDQDRDAPGEGTLSKLFAQHDQPALILIDEIADYMNKAAGTPVGDKTLADQTLSFVMALLEAAAESEHVTVVYSIADTAFGEQADRVRDGVRDHIEEVNEIGRRQHKTVTPTDENEIGQVLQHRLFSEVPENAAHEAADSYFQFYDQEDRQYPQEATDAGYVDVLAREYPFHPSLIDALTDKIDTIPRFQRTRDALRLLARAVYYLWNHQPDSYDRHWIRIYDLTVADDDPGGGIQTILRERLFDFVDLGPAVTADIYDDDGTAHAQLEDRKWTENGLPPLGTHLTTTVLWHSLAYGEQAAGLTHADLNLAIGHPNLNFDDYDAALSALRGDDMDVACYFLYEEERLRFKQEPNLIRIIDQRIESTPEASAHSRFENRLTSKEIGDGGFQPVEFPESPADLPDTPDTPKLAVMHPDTAAVEDGGDTPPNRVTQLYEQQAAKHEGETETRIYKNYALFLAPDADRMDAAIDEARRLEAIEALLDSPEQKADLSSEQIEELRERSDEAQLMLGELVRNVYRHLYYPDRDGLTHITIGATESNGGTTLVDAVQTTLEDKIVKRDAGARGSAHVQQKLWQQTQDAMSTEALVNQYAKKPGLDYLFSTKPIRETVSSLVSDHGYAYWDGESGTAYWVGTTEPETWPHPEPFAKSPDVETSIRDSDVQIGSAFVVYRDIDALVDDHLDEIDRPEQTVATCVECGAEIENPEGSEPYYCEEHQSDTTCSSCGKEVASEQLLDARGRCEECQPDESWEASKKMMSASRAFSEVRRDAESKAGTDRTPLLEEVTIQVGGDEPFQAAKFISQRPGFKAREDSVTVRMQYETRTDDGTYSAEFTGSPSRFRDVIDQPGSFGDDRETIQFRFQFDEPEPITDEGDDLLAALDNDLDAGNIDVRVEGRGPIQASSEVTV, encoded by the coding sequence ATGAGTAGTGAGTACCCTTCTCTCTTCGAAAGCTGTCAGCCACGAGACGACGTCTTAGACGGCTCGCTCCAGGAGGAACAGTTCGCTGCGAAACTCTCGACTGTCGTCCACAACCCTGAGAAGGCAGCACCAGTCTATCGAGACCCCGACTCGTTCTACGATATGACCTATCCCACGGAGGGTCTCCGCACGCTGCTCTCCAATCTCACGGGGCGTTTCTTGGCGACCACAAAGTACGACCCCGGCTCGTATACTTCGAGCATTCTCTGTCTCGACACACGGTTCGGTGGTGGGAAAACGCACGACCTCATCGCCTCTTACCATCTTGCTGAGAACCCCGTAGATATTGACGACCTCTCACACTACCTGCTGGACGGCGACGAGGAGCTTGCGGCCGACTATCAAGATGCGGTGGCAGAGGGCCTCGATATTGCGACGGGGGTCTTCATCGGAACGAAGGCTGATAGCAAGGATGCCCGCCATGCCGACGACGATCCGGATGCTCCGAATACCCGGACAATGTGGGGTGAACTCGCGTACCAGCTCTATGGGCTCGATGGCTACGAGTACCTCAAGGACTACGACCAAGACCGGGACGCCCCCGGTGAGGGGACGCTCTCGAAACTCTTCGCTCAGCACGACCAGCCGGCCCTCATTCTGATCGACGAAATCGCCGACTACATGAACAAAGCCGCGGGCACGCCTGTCGGCGACAAGACGCTCGCCGATCAGACGCTTTCGTTCGTGATGGCGCTCCTCGAAGCGGCTGCCGAATCGGAGCACGTCACGGTCGTCTACTCTATCGCGGATACGGCCTTTGGTGAGCAGGCTGACCGGGTTCGTGATGGCGTCCGTGACCATATCGAGGAGGTCAATGAGATTGGCCGGCGGCAGCACAAGACGGTCACGCCGACCGACGAAAACGAGATCGGACAAGTCCTTCAGCACCGACTCTTCTCGGAAGTTCCAGAAAACGCCGCGCACGAAGCCGCCGACTCATACTTCCAATTCTATGACCAGGAAGACCGGCAGTATCCACAGGAAGCCACCGACGCTGGCTACGTGGATGTCCTCGCTCGCGAATACCCCTTCCATCCCTCCTTAATCGACGCTCTCACGGACAAGATCGATACGATACCTCGATTCCAGCGCACGCGTGATGCCCTCCGCTTACTTGCTCGAGCCGTCTACTACCTCTGGAATCACCAGCCCGACAGTTACGACCGCCACTGGATTCGGATCTACGACCTCACAGTCGCTGATGACGATCCTGGCGGCGGGATTCAGACGATCCTTCGTGAGCGTCTATTCGACTTCGTCGATCTCGGTCCCGCAGTGACCGCCGACATCTACGACGACGATGGTACCGCGCACGCCCAGCTTGAGGATCGGAAATGGACCGAAAACGGTCTCCCGCCCCTCGGAACCCATCTGACAACGACAGTTCTCTGGCACAGCCTCGCATACGGTGAACAGGCCGCCGGCCTAACTCACGCCGATCTGAACCTCGCCATCGGTCATCCCAATCTGAACTTCGACGACTACGATGCCGCCCTATCCGCACTCCGTGGCGACGATATGGACGTCGCGTGTTACTTCCTCTACGAGGAAGAGCGCCTCCGATTCAAGCAAGAACCAAACCTGATCCGAATTATCGACCAGCGGATCGAGTCTACCCCCGAAGCGAGCGCTCATTCGCGTTTCGAGAACCGTCTCACCTCGAAGGAAATCGGGGATGGTGGCTTCCAGCCGGTGGAGTTCCCTGAGTCGCCGGCGGACTTACCGGATACCCCGGATACCCCGAAGCTCGCGGTGATGCATCCGGATACCGCAGCTGTCGAAGACGGCGGCGATACGCCGCCGAACCGGGTGACTCAGCTCTACGAGCAGCAAGCCGCAAAACACGAGGGAGAGACTGAGACGCGAATCTACAAGAACTACGCTCTGTTCCTCGCCCCTGACGCAGATCGAATGGATGCGGCAATCGACGAGGCTCGGCGTCTCGAGGCTATAGAGGCCCTGCTTGATAGCCCTGAGCAGAAAGCCGACCTCTCCTCGGAACAAATCGAGGAGCTCCGAGAACGGAGCGACGAGGCACAGCTGATGCTCGGAGAGCTCGTTCGGAACGTCTACCGGCACCTCTACTACCCGGACCGGGACGGGCTCACCCACATCACCATCGGTGCGACCGAATCCAACGGCGGGACGACACTGGTCGATGCTGTCCAGACAACGCTCGAGGATAAGATCGTGAAACGCGACGCCGGCGCTCGTGGGTCCGCTCACGTCCAACAGAAACTCTGGCAGCAGACACAGGATGCTATGTCCACCGAAGCGCTGGTCAACCAATACGCGAAGAAGCCGGGACTGGACTACCTCTTCAGCACGAAACCGATTCGAGAGACTGTTTCCTCTCTCGTTAGCGACCACGGGTACGCATACTGGGATGGCGAGTCTGGGACAGCGTACTGGGTCGGAACAACGGAGCCTGAAACGTGGCCGCATCCGGAACCGTTCGCGAAATCTCCCGATGTCGAGACCTCGATTCGGGACAGCGATGTCCAAATCGGGAGTGCCTTCGTCGTTTATCGAGATATCGACGCGCTCGTCGACGACCACCTCGACGAAATCGACCGGCCAGAACAGACGGTTGCTACCTGTGTCGAGTGTGGGGCGGAGATTGAAAACCCAGAAGGCAGCGAACCCTACTACTGTGAGGAACACCAGTCCGATACGACCTGTAGTTCCTGCGGCAAAGAGGTCGCTAGCGAGCAGCTGCTGGACGCACGCGGACGCTGCGAGGAATGCCAGCCAGACGAATCCTGGGAGGCGAGCAAGAAGATGATGTCCGCTTCGCGGGCGTTCTCAGAGGTTCGTCGCGATGCGGAATCGAAGGCCGGAACTGACCGGACGCCGCTGCTTGAAGAGGTGACCATCCAGGTCGGTGGGGACGAACCTTTCCAAGCGGCCAAGTTCATCAGTCAGCGCCCCGGATTCAAAGCTCGCGAAGACTCGGTGACGGTTCGAATGCAGTACGAAACCCGGACTGACGACGGGACGTACAGCGCGGAGTTCACGGGGTCACCGAGCCGATTCCGGGACGTGATCGACCAGCCAGGCTCGTTCGGCGATGATCGAGAGACCATCCAGTTCCGCTTCCAGTTTGACGAGCCCGAACCGATTACTGACGAGGGTGACGACCTCCTCGCTGCCCTCGATAATGACCTCGATGCGGGCAACATCGACGTCCGGGTCGAAGGGCGTGGCCCGATTCAGGCGAGCTCGGAGGTGACGGTCTGA
- a CDS encoding SMODS domain-containing nucleotidyltransferase produces MTTLPTLFETFLSDIRPQDEHNDAYKEGHETLRDHLQNDDDIDEFYVADFLQGSYRRWTALRPQEDEKSDVDVVFVSDLSSDLDTDVALRKCEPFLDEHYEGQWEPNAHSYKIEEEEVEIDLVLTAAPSEATREAVKSLGSLDVGTALSPDDLSTVAEALNMSADGDDEWKDEPLKIPHRDENEWENTHPLATIAFTVNKNDITDGHYVNVVKAIKWWRRTKTPDVEGPTSYPLEHIVGQCCPDDIDSVAEGVTRTLEELTRQFKTDALAEETPVLPAHGLPRTPENDVLKQIDGKDFAAFYDEAEDAAALARTALDEEDKETSRDYWYQLFGEKFPPFGSDDDSDDGGKKAMSVGSSSQVEDPSDHQFAESDS; encoded by the coding sequence ATGACCACACTCCCCACACTATTCGAGACCTTCCTGTCAGACATCCGCCCGCAGGACGAGCACAATGATGCCTACAAGGAGGGCCACGAAACCCTCCGCGACCACTTGCAGAATGACGATGACATCGACGAGTTCTACGTTGCAGACTTTCTACAGGGGAGCTACCGTCGGTGGACAGCACTCAGACCGCAAGAAGACGAAAAATCCGACGTTGACGTCGTCTTTGTCTCTGATCTCAGCAGTGATCTCGATACCGATGTTGCGCTAAGAAAATGCGAGCCGTTCCTGGATGAACACTATGAGGGGCAGTGGGAACCGAATGCGCACTCCTACAAAATCGAGGAAGAGGAGGTGGAGATCGATCTCGTCTTGACAGCGGCACCCAGCGAGGCAACACGAGAAGCCGTCAAATCACTGGGTTCACTGGACGTAGGCACGGCCCTGAGTCCAGACGACCTTTCGACCGTGGCGGAGGCCCTCAATATGTCGGCAGATGGTGACGACGAGTGGAAGGACGAACCGCTCAAGATCCCGCATCGAGATGAGAACGAGTGGGAGAATACCCATCCCCTCGCGACTATCGCCTTCACCGTAAATAAGAACGATATCACGGATGGCCACTACGTGAACGTCGTCAAGGCCATCAAATGGTGGCGGCGAACGAAGACACCGGACGTCGAAGGACCGACAAGCTATCCCCTCGAGCACATCGTTGGCCAGTGCTGTCCTGATGATATCGACAGCGTCGCTGAAGGCGTGACAAGGACGCTCGAAGAACTCACACGGCAGTTCAAGACCGACGCATTGGCTGAGGAAACCCCCGTCTTGCCGGCTCACGGGCTCCCGAGAACCCCCGAGAATGACGTCCTCAAACAGATCGACGGGAAAGATTTCGCGGCGTTCTACGATGAGGCAGAGGATGCCGCAGCGCTCGCGCGGACAGCACTGGATGAGGAGGACAAAGAAACATCGAGGGATTACTGGTACCAGCTCTTCGGTGAGAAATTCCCTCCCTTCGGAAGCGACGACGATTCTGACGATGGAGGGAAGAAAGCCATGTCAGTAGGGTCGTCCTCACAGGTAGAGGATCCATCTGACCACCAGTTCGCCGAGTCGGACAGCTGA
- a CDS encoding ThiF family adenylyltransferase: MDRALRWLSNAAKGELREPDEPFEIPAFDTNSASATTIAFNETQESFPDWRTTYGQWGTVNLRSLPTAEETYATGAFKDSDDEVVYQPQWGGYIDSNPDDSVSGAWALLEEVPIEPPWEAPETWEDLEGFFEGTETDPYELRANIKPVLDDEPVKILLIGFPIPASVDGDPEIIYWQPIEIQEFKDPNDLSGGFRDTGRGPEIAERREAGEEQIRWLDSDNWSHEQLTRRGHMTEWFLDRNIVLIGAGALGSMVAENLVRAGCQQLTIVDNDTYEIGNVARHTLTIDEVGRNKATAVADRLESIAPYAQVLDVDSAFPPSGELPEPIREAEVVIDCTASRGVRRALDAIRWNHPVVFCSAAMGRRASRLFCFTAYSHTFPYSDYNEAFDPWRLQEQIEWDEDEDAIPERVGCWHPASVIRTDRVMTWAGTVTRLLDQATSLSLRENHFTVLETGSGDELPTISQATPPFQDGTIWRAPESPINVQIPATCLEAMYDRCRKEHPCETGGILAGTDRLNGPALVVNARDPPRDSIQEPTRFLRGTDKVEEWLKDARESIGIDYLGEWHYHPGASPDLSRDDRTAMNEIANDDGYDCPHPLLFIVGQDEEGQFSINAYLFHDSKEYEQLERIDNPDAASTLNVGDDI; this comes from the coding sequence ATGGACCGAGCACTGCGGTGGTTAAGTAATGCTGCGAAAGGGGAACTCCGGGAACCAGACGAACCGTTTGAAATCCCGGCCTTCGATACGAACTCGGCTTCGGCCACGACCATCGCATTCAATGAGACGCAGGAGTCGTTCCCAGACTGGAGGACGACGTATGGACAGTGGGGGACGGTCAATCTCCGCTCGTTGCCAACTGCTGAAGAGACATACGCGACTGGTGCGTTCAAAGATAGCGACGATGAAGTCGTCTATCAGCCACAATGGGGCGGATACATCGATTCGAATCCGGATGACTCTGTTTCCGGAGCGTGGGCATTGTTAGAAGAGGTGCCGATTGAACCCCCGTGGGAGGCCCCGGAGACGTGGGAAGATTTGGAAGGGTTTTTCGAGGGCACCGAGACCGACCCGTACGAACTACGGGCAAATATCAAGCCCGTGTTGGACGATGAACCGGTCAAGATTCTTCTAATCGGGTTCCCCATCCCAGCTTCGGTCGACGGCGACCCCGAGATCATTTATTGGCAACCAATCGAGATCCAGGAGTTCAAGGACCCGAATGACCTTTCCGGCGGATTTCGAGATACTGGAAGGGGGCCAGAGATAGCCGAACGGCGGGAAGCTGGAGAGGAACAGATTCGGTGGCTGGACTCGGACAACTGGTCGCATGAGCAACTCACCAGACGCGGACATATGACGGAGTGGTTTCTGGATCGCAACATCGTGCTCATCGGAGCGGGAGCGCTCGGCAGTATGGTTGCCGAGAATCTCGTTCGAGCCGGCTGTCAGCAGCTTACCATCGTCGACAATGATACGTATGAGATCGGCAACGTGGCTCGCCACACACTAACAATCGATGAGGTGGGACGAAACAAGGCGACAGCAGTCGCGGACCGGCTTGAATCAATTGCACCGTACGCTCAGGTGCTTGATGTGGATAGCGCCTTTCCACCGAGCGGTGAGCTGCCGGAGCCAATTAGAGAAGCGGAGGTAGTAATTGACTGTACCGCGTCACGAGGAGTTCGTCGCGCTCTTGATGCGATTAGATGGAATCACCCGGTCGTGTTTTGCTCTGCGGCTATGGGTCGGCGAGCGAGCCGGTTGTTCTGCTTCACAGCTTACTCACATACCTTTCCGTACAGCGATTACAACGAAGCGTTCGATCCATGGCGGTTGCAAGAACAGATCGAATGGGACGAAGACGAGGATGCCATCCCCGAGCGAGTCGGCTGCTGGCACCCAGCTTCAGTTATCCGAACGGACCGGGTGATGACGTGGGCAGGGACAGTGACACGACTTCTCGATCAGGCGACGTCATTGAGCCTGCGCGAGAATCACTTCACCGTACTCGAGACCGGTAGTGGCGACGAGCTGCCGACCATTTCACAGGCCACACCTCCCTTCCAGGACGGAACTATATGGCGAGCACCGGAATCGCCAATCAACGTACAGATTCCGGCCACGTGTCTTGAAGCGATGTATGATCGCTGTCGGAAAGAACACCCCTGTGAAACGGGCGGTATTCTGGCTGGAACCGACCGTCTCAATGGACCAGCACTGGTAGTTAATGCCCGCGACCCACCGCGAGACTCCATTCAAGAACCAACTCGATTCCTCCGCGGAACCGACAAAGTCGAGGAGTGGCTCAAAGACGCCAGGGAGAGCATCGGCATCGACTATCTCGGTGAATGGCACTACCATCCCGGCGCTTCACCCGATCTCAGCCGGGACGATCGAACTGCGATGAATGAAATCGCCAACGACGACGGCTACGACTGTCCGCATCCGCTCCTCTTCATCGTCGGTCAGGACGAAGAGGGTCAGTTCTCGATTAACGCCTATCTATTCCACGATAGTAAGGAATACGAGCAGTTAGAACGGATTGACAACCCAGATGCTGCTTCAACTCTCAACGTCGGTGACGATATATGA
- a CDS encoding DUF7680 family protein produces the protein MASRGSEFETSPAEGTEEDRLVRYGTSMFGGRPTFTLVRRETDGGGEWTLHELLPREQAEARRDRLERDGRSLSITPVEDLVSDIAGDDLLSKLDGWTWDEWAGAKVARLDPTRVRALQDVVREAIEGTPGDSSEVLTGGAGFVFLPETAGVRLAVAFRGVKPIQRIDRMRSLARGVARMSDEECYYWYAKCRSPSSPNGEKALRVLLTDHI, from the coding sequence ATGGCGAGTCGCGGTTCGGAATTTGAGACCTCACCCGCTGAAGGAACAGAGGAGGATCGGCTGGTTCGCTACGGGACGAGTATGTTCGGTGGCCGCCCGACGTTCACGCTCGTCCGACGAGAGACAGACGGTGGCGGCGAGTGGACGCTCCACGAACTACTCCCTCGTGAACAGGCTGAAGCCCGCCGTGATCGCCTAGAGCGAGATGGTCGTTCGCTGAGTATCACACCAGTCGAGGATCTCGTCTCGGACATAGCTGGCGACGACCTCCTTTCCAAGCTCGATGGTTGGACGTGGGATGAATGGGCCGGCGCAAAGGTCGCACGGCTTGACCCGACCCGCGTCCGTGCGCTCCAGGACGTCGTCAGGGAAGCGATCGAGGGCACGCCAGGAGATTCCTCAGAAGTTCTTACTGGTGGGGCTGGATTCGTGTTTCTACCCGAGACGGCAGGCGTCCGGCTTGCTGTTGCCTTCCGTGGCGTGAAACCGATCCAGCGTATCGATCGGATGCGGTCGCTGGCTCGAGGCGTTGCACGGATGAGCGATGAGGAGTGTTACTACTGGTACGCAAAGTGTCGGTCTCCGTCGAGTCCGAACGGCGAAAAGGCCCTTCGAGTGCTGCTGACGGACCATATTTAA
- a CDS encoding Cdc6/Cdc18 family protein, translating to MIRDARVLRAGFVPREVEHRDAEVNHLSSVLEPITNGEPADTAIVTGPSGAGKTCISQFVTERLREEVLDVETTYVNCWRNYTRFRTLYQILDDLGATIDIHRQSTPHDELVDRLQQHDGPRTVVILDEVDQLEDPSVIYDLHSLPQFAIICIANKEEELFSRVDDRLVSRLRSSEHVRMDKYHDEQLYDILSARAKWGLDEDVITDDQLYRIADAAAGDARLAIGILRTAASKADRENRERITDGILLDSAEDARAQIKQKSIDSLTPHQRVVYDVVREHGPLGPSEIHDHYTDEVDDPRTKRTVRSYLSKMAQYNLLEAEGTSRDREYAIIESPPAATTT from the coding sequence ATGATTCGCGATGCTCGCGTTCTCCGCGCCGGGTTCGTCCCTCGGGAAGTTGAGCATCGCGACGCCGAAGTCAACCACCTCTCCAGCGTTCTTGAGCCCATCACGAACGGAGAACCCGCCGACACGGCCATCGTCACTGGACCCAGCGGCGCCGGCAAGACCTGCATCTCACAATTCGTCACCGAACGACTCCGGGAAGAGGTCCTCGACGTCGAGACCACCTACGTCAACTGCTGGCGCAACTACACGCGGTTCCGCACGCTCTACCAGATCCTCGACGACCTCGGCGCGACCATCGACATCCACCGACAGTCGACGCCGCACGACGAACTCGTCGACCGCCTCCAGCAGCACGACGGTCCTCGAACCGTCGTCATCCTCGATGAGGTCGACCAGCTCGAAGACCCCAGCGTCATCTACGACCTCCACAGCCTCCCGCAGTTCGCAATCATCTGTATCGCGAACAAGGAAGAGGAGCTGTTCAGCCGCGTCGACGACCGCCTCGTGAGCCGCCTGCGCTCCAGCGAACACGTCCGGATGGACAAGTACCACGACGAGCAGCTGTACGACATCCTGAGTGCGCGGGCGAAGTGGGGCCTCGACGAGGACGTCATCACCGACGACCAGCTCTACCGGATCGCCGACGCGGCCGCCGGCGACGCCCGCCTCGCAATCGGTATTCTTCGGACGGCCGCCAGCAAGGCCGACCGCGAAAATCGCGAGCGAATTACTGACGGCATCCTTCTCGACTCAGCCGAAGACGCTCGGGCCCAGATCAAGCAGAAGAGCATCGATTCACTCACGCCACACCAGCGCGTCGTCTACGACGTCGTTCGTGAGCACGGCCCGCTCGGCCCGAGCGAGATTCACGACCACTATACGGACGAGGTAGACGATCCCCGGACGAAACGGACAGTCCGGTCCTATCTCTCGAAGATGGCCCAGTACAACCTCCTTGAGGCCGAGGGCACGAGCCGGGATCGAGAATACGCAATCATTGAGTCACCACCTGCTGCAACAACCACTTAA